In Thauera aromatica K172, one DNA window encodes the following:
- a CDS encoding MFS transporter, with product MSANLVVLALSLLLGIQPVTTDLYLPALPAITAEFGASLAQAQLTLSAMLLAFGLSQLVWGPVSDRFGRRPVLLIGLAGYTVAAAASAFAASMETLLVWRIIQGAAMGASVMCARALVRDLYTPEVGARVISKGLTGLGVIACLNLPIGGILAEVFGWRVTLLAPAVFAAGTLALVALRFRETLSAPNPHALAPATLLRTWARILRHPTFWAFTLLASASYAGLFTILAMSSFVFITLMGLSKLGYGLLMVSMTGSYLAGTVLCRYLLLRLGVIRTVMVGGGLTAAGGTLLGVLALAGAHTPMGLMPAIWLFAVGHGIHQACGQAGAVGPFPQAAGAASALSGFLMMLAAFGMGSGLGRVVDGTLFPMTNGVWLSGVATALVAWGLVRRVRL from the coding sequence ATGAGCGCCAACCTGGTCGTGCTCGCACTGTCGCTGCTGCTCGGCATCCAGCCGGTCACCACCGACCTCTACCTGCCCGCGCTGCCGGCGATTACCGCCGAGTTCGGGGCGTCGCTGGCGCAGGCCCAGCTCACCCTGTCGGCGATGCTGCTCGCATTCGGCCTGTCGCAACTGGTGTGGGGGCCGGTTTCCGACCGCTTCGGCCGCCGCCCGGTGCTGCTGATCGGGCTTGCCGGCTATACGGTGGCCGCGGCGGCGAGCGCGTTCGCGGCGTCGATGGAGACGCTCCTCGTCTGGCGCATCATCCAGGGCGCGGCGATGGGAGCATCGGTGATGTGCGCGCGGGCGCTGGTCCGCGACCTCTACACTCCCGAGGTCGGCGCGCGGGTGATCAGCAAGGGGCTCACCGGCCTGGGCGTGATCGCCTGCCTGAACCTGCCGATCGGGGGCATTCTCGCTGAAGTGTTCGGCTGGCGCGTCACCTTGCTCGCGCCGGCGGTATTCGCCGCCGGCACGCTCGCGCTGGTCGCGCTGCGTTTCAGGGAGACGCTGAGTGCGCCGAATCCGCACGCGCTGGCGCCCGCGACCCTGCTGCGGACCTGGGCGCGGATCCTGCGTCACCCGACCTTCTGGGCGTTCACCCTGCTGGCCTCGGCTTCCTACGCCGGCCTGTTCACCATCCTGGCGATGTCGTCGTTCGTCTTCATCACCCTGATGGGATTGTCCAAGCTCGGCTACGGCCTGCTCATGGTGTCGATGACGGGGTCCTACCTGGCGGGCACCGTGCTGTGCCGCTATCTGCTGCTGCGCCTCGGCGTGATCCGCACGGTGATGGTCGGGGGCGGGTTGACTGCGGCCGGCGGAACGCTGCTCGGCGTGCTCGCGCTCGCCGGCGCGCACACGCCGATGGGGCTGATGCCGGCGATCTGGCTGTTCGCCGTCGGCCACGGCATCCATCAGGCCTGCGGTCAGGCCGGCGCGGTCGGGCCTTTCCCGCAGGCGGCCGGCGCGGCCTCGGCGCTCAGCGGCTTCCTGATGATGCTGGCTGCGTTCGGCATGGGCAGTGGGCTTGGCCGGGTGGTGGACGGCACCCTGTTCCCGATGACCAACGGGGTGTGGCTGTCGGGGGTGGCGACGGCGCTGGTGGCGTGGGGCCTGGTCCGGCGCGTGCGTCTCTGA
- a CDS encoding DUF1840 domain-containing protein translates to MLVTFKSAASADVIMFGAIARTLIDILGKTATGDSGIVTVPQLPEAITRLRAAIDEDRARQAERPHDPDAEAQAREAGRSGMAAPVSLAQRAWPLLDMLEASLRENVPVVWGT, encoded by the coding sequence ATGCTGGTCACCTTCAAATCCGCCGCCAGCGCCGACGTCATCATGTTCGGCGCCATTGCGCGGACCCTCATCGACATTCTCGGCAAGACTGCGACCGGCGACAGCGGCATCGTCACCGTGCCCCAGTTGCCCGAAGCCATCACCCGCCTGCGGGCGGCCATCGACGAAGACCGCGCCCGCCAGGCCGAACGCCCGCACGATCCGGATGCCGAGGCCCAGGCCCGCGAAGCCGGCCGCAGCGGCATGGCCGCTCCGGTCAGCCTGGCGCAACGCGCCTGGCCGCTGCTCGACATGCTCGAAGCGTCGCTGCGCGAGAACGTACCGGTGGTCTGGGGCACCTGA
- a CDS encoding WD40/YVTN/BNR-like repeat-containing protein, which yields MDIELKPGRTRTVAALVATFAGALSLLAAPAAFAQDAAAGSAAFAPRAAEPSPFAERTMILAAAHAGERIVTVGDRGVVLLSDDRGRTWRQSAGVPANAMLTAVSFADARHGWAVGHWGTILHTADGGETWRVQRVDTAEDRPLFSVHFSDPQNGIAVGLWALMLRTRDGGRSWEEVELPAPPGEARADANLMRIFQSPRGDLFIAGERGSVLRSTDGGETWSWHPTGYRGTFWSGTALDDGTLIVAGLRGSIYRSTDHGDSWQSTGGATRSSITDLAQLDDRVLAVGLDGVSLESRDRGRTFTALQREDRLGLTAVLAVDGKALVFSRNGVLPEE from the coding sequence ATGGACATCGAACTGAAACCGGGCCGCACGCGCACCGTCGCTGCGCTCGTCGCTACTTTCGCCGGCGCGCTGTCGCTGCTGGCAGCGCCCGCGGCCTTCGCCCAGGACGCCGCGGCGGGGAGTGCGGCCTTCGCCCCCCGCGCCGCCGAGCCTTCGCCGTTCGCCGAGCGCACCATGATCCTCGCCGCGGCACATGCGGGCGAGCGCATCGTCACCGTCGGCGACCGCGGCGTGGTGCTGCTGTCCGACGACCGCGGGCGGACCTGGCGCCAGTCTGCGGGAGTGCCGGCGAACGCGATGCTGACCGCGGTCAGCTTCGCCGATGCGCGCCACGGCTGGGCCGTGGGGCACTGGGGGACGATCCTGCACACGGCCGACGGCGGAGAGACCTGGCGTGTGCAGCGCGTCGATACCGCCGAAGACCGGCCGCTGTTCTCGGTGCATTTTTCCGATCCGCAAAACGGCATCGCGGTCGGACTGTGGGCGCTGATGCTGCGCACGCGGGACGGCGGCCGCAGCTGGGAGGAGGTCGAGCTGCCCGCGCCGCCGGGCGAAGCGCGCGCCGACGCCAACCTGATGCGCATTTTCCAGAGCCCGCGTGGCGATCTGTTCATCGCCGGCGAGCGCGGCAGCGTGCTGCGCTCGACCGATGGTGGCGAGACCTGGTCCTGGCATCCGACCGGCTACCGCGGCACGTTCTGGAGCGGGACTGCGCTCGACGACGGCACCCTGATCGTCGCCGGTCTGCGTGGCAGCATCTACCGCAGCACCGACCACGGCGACAGCTGGCAGTCCACCGGGGGGGCCACGCGCAGTTCGATCACCGATCTCGCCCAGCTTGACGATCGCGTGCTGGCGGTCGGGCTGGACGGAGTGAGTCTGGAAAGCCGCGACCGGGGGCGGACGTTCACCGCCCTTCAGCGCGAAGACCGCCTTGGTTTGACGGCGGTCCTCGCGGTCGATGGCAAGGCGCTGGTATTCTCGCGGAATGGTGTGTTGCCGGAAGAGTGA
- a CDS encoding acetoacetate--CoA ligase, translating to MSTDSPLWTPSAERVANATVTAFRLAAEQRWGVSLPDYDALYAWSVAQPGQFWVSVWDGEGGSGGVIGARGERVLVDADRMPGAQWFPDARLNFAQNLLRARDDQDAIVFWGEDRVHNRLTRAELYRAVAHFAAALRAQGVVAGDRVAAYMPNLPETVIAMLAAASIGAVFTSASPDFGVQGVLDRFGQTAPKVLLACDGYYYNGKTVDVLGKLGEIVGGLPSVERVVVVPYVHHDHDLSHVPHARMYADFIAPFRLVDDLEFAALPFDHPLYIMYSSGTTGVPKCIVHGAGGTLLQHLKEHRLHADVQPGDRVFYFTTCGWMMWNWLVSALAAEATVLLYDGSPFAAANRILFDYADSERMTHFGTSAKFLDAAAKFGLKPRESHRLDTVRVLLSTGSPLVAEGFDYVYREIKADLQLSSISGGTDIVSCFVLGSPVRPVWRGEIQCRGLGMAVEVWDEDGRPLRGEKGELVCTRPFPAMPVGFWNDPDGSKYRAAYFERFPGVWCHGDFCELTAHGGVVIYGRSDATLNPGGVRIGTAEIYRQVEQLAEVVESLVIGQDWPPQNPSDVRVVLFVKLREGLVLDEALVERIRRTIREHTTPRHVPAKVLQVADIPRTKSGKIVELAVRNVVHGRPVKNQEALANPEALAYFRNRPELDA from the coding sequence ATGAGTACCGATTCCCCCCTCTGGACCCCCTCCGCCGAGCGCGTGGCGAACGCCACCGTCACCGCCTTCCGCCTTGCGGCCGAGCAGCGCTGGGGCGTGTCCCTGCCTGACTACGATGCGCTGTACGCGTGGTCGGTGGCGCAGCCCGGGCAGTTCTGGGTCAGCGTGTGGGACGGCGAGGGCGGCAGCGGCGGCGTCATCGGTGCGCGCGGCGAGCGCGTGCTGGTCGACGCCGATCGCATGCCCGGGGCGCAGTGGTTCCCCGACGCGCGGCTGAACTTCGCGCAGAACCTGCTGCGCGCGCGCGACGACCAGGATGCGATCGTGTTCTGGGGCGAGGACCGGGTGCACAACCGCCTCACCCGCGCCGAACTGTACCGGGCGGTCGCCCACTTCGCCGCCGCCCTGCGCGCCCAGGGCGTGGTCGCCGGTGACCGGGTCGCGGCCTACATGCCGAACCTGCCCGAGACGGTGATCGCGATGCTCGCGGCGGCGAGCATCGGCGCGGTGTTCACTTCGGCTTCGCCCGACTTCGGCGTGCAGGGCGTGCTCGACCGCTTCGGCCAGACCGCGCCCAAGGTGCTGCTCGCCTGCGACGGCTACTACTACAACGGCAAGACCGTCGATGTGCTCGGCAAGCTGGGCGAGATCGTCGGCGGGCTGCCCTCGGTCGAGCGCGTCGTCGTCGTCCCTTACGTGCACCACGACCACGATCTGTCGCACGTGCCGCACGCACGCATGTACGCGGATTTCATCGCCCCGTTCCGCCTCGTCGACGACCTCGAGTTCGCCGCGCTGCCCTTCGACCACCCGCTCTACATCATGTACTCCTCGGGCACCACCGGCGTGCCCAAGTGCATCGTGCACGGCGCCGGCGGCACCTTGCTGCAGCACCTCAAGGAGCACCGCCTCCATGCCGACGTCCAGCCCGGCGACCGCGTCTTCTACTTCACCACCTGCGGCTGGATGATGTGGAACTGGCTGGTGTCCGCGCTCGCCGCCGAAGCCACCGTGCTGCTCTACGACGGCTCGCCCTTCGCCGCCGCCAACCGGATCCTGTTCGACTACGCCGATTCGGAGCGCATGACCCATTTCGGCACCTCGGCGAAGTTCCTCGACGCCGCGGCGAAATTTGGCCTGAAACCCCGGGAAAGCCACCGCCTCGACACCGTGCGCGTGTTGCTGAGCACCGGCAGCCCGCTGGTCGCCGAAGGCTTCGACTACGTCTATCGCGAGATCAAGGCCGACCTGCAGCTGTCGTCGATCTCGGGCGGCACCGACATCGTCTCCTGCTTCGTCCTCGGCTCCCCGGTGCGGCCGGTGTGGCGCGGCGAGATCCAGTGCCGCGGCCTGGGGATGGCGGTCGAGGTGTGGGACGAGGACGGCCGCCCGCTGCGTGGCGAGAAGGGCGAGCTGGTGTGCACGCGGCCGTTCCCGGCGATGCCGGTCGGCTTCTGGAACGACCCCGACGGCAGCAAGTACCGCGCCGCCTACTTCGAGCGCTTTCCCGGGGTGTGGTGCCATGGGGACTTCTGCGAGCTCACTGCGCACGGCGGCGTGGTGATCTACGGGCGCTCGGACGCGACCCTCAACCCGGGCGGGGTGCGGATCGGCACTGCCGAGATCTACCGCCAGGTCGAGCAGCTTGCCGAAGTGGTCGAATCCCTGGTGATCGGCCAGGACTGGCCGCCGCAGAACCCCAGCGACGTGCGCGTGGTGCTGTTCGTCAAGCTGCGCGAAGGCCTGGTGCTCGACGAAGCGCTCGTCGAGCGCATCCGGCGCACCATCCGCGAGCACACCACGCCGCGCCACGTGCCGGCGAAAGTGCTGCAGGTGGCGGACATTCCGCGCACCAAGAGCGGCAAGATCGTCGAACTGGCGGTGCGCAACGTGGTGCACGGCCGTCCGGTGAAGAACCAGGAAGCGCTCGCCAACCCCGAGGCGCTGGCGTACTTCCGCAATCGTCCAGAACTCGATGCCTGA
- a CDS encoding EAL domain-containing protein: MLLGAFALVSAAAGLWQLYDNRSKTAAAEWIHLTSQMAVTAQQISTHAAMERGLTAAILARPEKATQSMLAELERVRSLVDIRHQRLTTITTELALLAPEHPLFSALARVDKTREEMAHFRALTDAQLRSISNSLGTDQWIALMTRQIEELQELIVVGTLPLSGNIYTYAPAPVITDVLFTLAEQLGRERALISTAIARGVALDSATQYMLMEYRIVTNHARRRIEAMLQYLPDSPRLAAAQTAYWDNLKRYSEIRAEVYEQGVAGRPYPVSAETWYAEATRAIDAVAELSSAMGAHFGRDVNDLHQQAERTLSLLAFIVCALTLLFWQAVFTLRKRVLQPLKSLEQATTRISAGDLTQPMETGGADELGHLSQAFEHMRQTLLADIERREADALELRKLNTVIKHSASAVCITDPQGIIQYTNTCFVDITGHENGDALGRKAGFWTSGLNAQAQYHEMWETIQKGQVWQGELINRHKNGSLYWASVQITPVIDEKGEITHFIGVQHDISARRRIEDRLAFLASYDELTGLPNRNLLKEKFEQASAEAQRSGTCIALVSLGLGRFKQINDSLGRSAGDELLEKLSRRLSQCATERDVVARHGGAEFMLMFGGLDRAEDIQPILEHIVDILHVPVIVKGEKLQPSVAAGVSLLPADGNDFETLLHKAAIALHHAEAEGIPHCIYTDALNRDSQERLSMENALRLSLSRDELELHYQPKVDLGSGRMIAVEALARWRHPVTREYVSPARFIPIAEESGLIQQLGAWALSEACRQNKAWQEAGLRPIVVAVNLSAAQLRQPDLVETVAAALEGSGLSPDLLELELTESALMEDPDQANDTLARLKQLGLHLAIDDFGTGYSSLAYLSKFPVDQLKIDRSFVQDALSNPAAAAIASSVVGLAHQMGLKVVAEGVETEAQLAFLLRQGCDEMQGYYYSKPLPADVLASLLSSDPRLVRPDQGAPRSLLIVDDEPAIHAALARALEDSGYQILAAHSARAALELLACHPVQVILSDEHMPDMNGIEFFARVKNLYPDTARIMLSDYVNATTLIRAINEGTIYKFIAKPWDDRELCAHIRDAFASRLRSAASLRLLKASGE; the protein is encoded by the coding sequence ATGCTGCTCGGCGCCTTCGCGCTGGTGTCCGCCGCCGCCGGCCTGTGGCAGCTGTACGACAACCGCAGCAAGACCGCGGCCGCCGAGTGGATCCACTTGACCTCGCAGATGGCCGTGACGGCCCAGCAGATCAGCACTCACGCCGCAATGGAGCGCGGGCTCACCGCAGCGATCCTCGCCCGCCCCGAAAAGGCCACGCAATCGATGCTCGCCGAACTCGAACGCGTGCGCAGTCTCGTCGACATCCGCCATCAACGGCTCACCACCATCACCACCGAGCTCGCCCTGCTCGCGCCCGAGCATCCGTTGTTCTCGGCGCTCGCCCGGGTCGACAAGACCCGGGAGGAAATGGCCCATTTCCGTGCCCTGACCGACGCCCAGCTGCGCAGCATCTCCAACAGCCTCGGTACCGACCAGTGGATCGCACTGATGACGCGCCAGATCGAAGAGCTGCAGGAGCTGATCGTGGTCGGCACACTGCCCCTGTCCGGCAACATCTACACCTATGCCCCCGCCCCGGTGATCACCGATGTGCTGTTCACTCTCGCCGAACAGCTGGGGCGCGAGCGCGCCCTGATCAGCACCGCGATCGCCCGGGGCGTGGCGCTCGACAGCGCCACCCAGTATATGCTTATGGAATACAGAATCGTGACCAATCACGCCCGCCGGCGGATCGAAGCGATGCTCCAATACCTCCCCGACAGTCCCCGGCTGGCTGCGGCACAAACCGCCTACTGGGACAACCTGAAGCGTTACAGCGAAATCCGCGCCGAGGTCTATGAGCAGGGCGTGGCCGGGCGTCCTTACCCGGTCAGCGCCGAGACCTGGTACGCAGAGGCGACCCGGGCCATCGACGCCGTCGCCGAGCTGTCCTCGGCGATGGGCGCTCATTTCGGCCGCGACGTCAATGATCTGCACCAGCAGGCCGAGCGCACCCTGAGCCTGCTCGCCTTCATCGTCTGTGCCCTGACCTTGCTGTTCTGGCAGGCGGTGTTCACCCTCAGGAAGCGCGTGCTGCAGCCGCTGAAGTCGCTCGAACAGGCCACCACCCGGATCTCCGCCGGCGACCTCACTCAGCCCATGGAAACGGGCGGCGCAGACGAACTCGGCCACCTCTCGCAGGCGTTCGAGCACATGCGCCAGACCCTGCTTGCCGACATCGAGCGGCGCGAGGCCGACGCGCTCGAGCTGCGCAAGCTCAACACCGTCATCAAGCACAGCGCCAGCGCCGTCTGCATCACCGACCCCCAGGGGATCATCCAGTACACCAACACCTGTTTCGTCGACATCACCGGGCACGAAAACGGCGATGCACTCGGCCGCAAGGCGGGTTTCTGGACCTCGGGGCTGAACGCCCAGGCCCAGTACCACGAAATGTGGGAGACAATCCAGAAAGGCCAGGTCTGGCAGGGCGAGCTGATTAACCGCCACAAGAACGGCTCGCTCTACTGGGCCTCGGTGCAGATCACGCCGGTGATCGACGAGAAAGGCGAAATCACCCATTTCATCGGCGTCCAGCACGACATCAGCGCCCGCCGCCGGATCGAGGACCGCCTCGCCTTCCTCGCCAGCTACGACGAGCTCACCGGCCTTCCCAACCGCAACCTGCTGAAGGAAAAATTCGAGCAGGCCAGCGCCGAAGCGCAGCGCAGCGGCACCTGTATCGCGCTGGTATCGCTCGGCCTGGGCCGCTTCAAGCAGATCAACGACAGTCTGGGGCGCAGCGCCGGCGACGAACTGCTGGAAAAGCTTTCCCGCCGCCTGAGCCAGTGCGCCACCGAACGCGATGTCGTCGCCCGCCACGGCGGCGCCGAGTTCATGCTGATGTTCGGCGGGCTCGACCGGGCCGAAGACATCCAACCGATCCTGGAGCATATCGTCGACATCCTCCACGTGCCGGTGATCGTCAAGGGCGAAAAGCTGCAGCCTTCGGTAGCCGCCGGCGTCAGCCTGCTGCCGGCCGACGGCAACGACTTCGAAACGCTGCTGCACAAGGCCGCGATCGCGCTGCATCACGCCGAAGCCGAGGGCATCCCCCACTGCATCTACACCGACGCGCTCAACCGCGACAGCCAGGAACGGCTGTCGATGGAAAACGCCTTGCGCCTGTCACTGTCACGCGACGAGCTCGAGCTGCACTACCAGCCCAAGGTCGACCTGGGCAGCGGGCGCATGATCGCCGTCGAGGCGCTGGCCCGCTGGCGCCATCCGGTGACCCGCGAATACGTCTCACCGGCACGCTTCATCCCGATCGCCGAGGAAAGCGGGCTGATCCAGCAACTCGGCGCCTGGGCGCTCAGCGAAGCCTGTCGCCAGAACAAGGCCTGGCAGGAGGCCGGCCTGCGCCCTATCGTCGTCGCCGTCAACCTGTCGGCCGCCCAGCTGCGCCAGCCCGACCTCGTCGAAACCGTCGCCGCGGCACTCGAAGGCAGCGGCCTGTCCCCGGATCTGCTCGAACTGGAGCTGACCGAAAGCGCGCTGATGGAGGATCCCGACCAGGCCAACGACACCCTGGCCCGGCTCAAGCAGCTCGGCCTGCACCTGGCGATCGACGATTTCGGCACCGGGTACTCGAGCCTCGCCTACCTCAGCAAATTCCCTGTCGATCAATTGAAGATCGACCGCAGTTTTGTCCAGGACGCGCTGAGCAACCCGGCCGCAGCGGCGATCGCCAGCTCGGTCGTCGGCCTTGCCCACCAGATGGGGCTGAAAGTGGTCGCCGAAGGGGTGGAAACGGAGGCTCAGCTCGCCTTCCTCCTCCGCCAGGGGTGCGACGAAATGCAGGGCTATTACTACAGCAAGCCCCTGCCGGCCGACGTGCTGGCGTCCCTGCTCAGTTCCGACCCGCGCCTCGTCCGCCCGGACCAGGGCGCCCCCCGCAGCTTGCTGATCGTCGATGACGAGCCGGCGATCCACGCCGCCCTGGCCCGCGCGCTGGAAGACAGCGGCTACCAGATCCTCGCCGCCCACAGCGCGCGCGCCGCGCTCGAGCTGCTCGCCTGCCACCCGGTCCAGGTCATCCTCTCCGACGAGCACATGCCCGACATGAACGGCATCGAGTTCTTCGCCCGGGTCAAGAACCTCTACCCGGACACCGCCCGCATCATGCTCTCCGACTACGTAAACGCCACCACCCTGATCCGTGCCATCAACGAGGGCACCATCTACAAGTTCATCGCCAAGCCCTGGGACGACCGCGAACTGTGCGCGCACATCCGCGACGCGTTTGCCAGCCGCCTGCGCAGCGCCGCCTCGCTCCGCCTGCTCAAGGCGAGCGGGGAGTAA
- a CDS encoding efflux RND transporter permease subunit, whose translation MLNPFSVSDVDSFLTKYLRWLEDLCFRFRRSILVLLALFTALMGYYALQLRMDAGFEKQMPIGHEYIQTFNQYRDDVLGANRLNIVVKAREGSIWTPAGLERLYEVTQAVSFLPNIDRLGVQSLWTPNSFVNEITEEGFRADPLISGTITPPDLNAEIIAGIQRAASQGGFVGTLVSRDQSSAMIVAELHEADRDGKALDYVAYNHLLEELRAKFEDAQFEIQIIGFAKQIGDIADGASAVLEFCLIALVLTALAVYWYCHSVRFTLLPIVCSLTSLVWQFGTLKLLGYGLDPLAVLVPFLVFAIGVSHGVQQINFIVRELSHGKSTEEAARASFTGLLIPGTLALVTAFVSFITLILIPIPMVRELAITASLGVGYKIVTNLVMLPLAASLFTFTKEYADKAVLKREKRSGWLRVLARVAEPRNAAIVIGLTLTVFVVAVWQSHDRVIGTVQPGAPELRAEARFNQDAVSIATNYDTGLDWLTVIFEAPPEACDNVVVGHYQDRFVAAMQYVPGVLSALSFSGQLRTYNEGYNEGNPKMSVVPIDPGNYAALATEIGRVRGFMNKDCSMTAVHLFLTDHKATTINRVIEEVKAFRARDQEAEVRIRLASGNAGVQAAVNEEVHKSELPMMLYVYAAIMVLVALMYRDFRAVIACCLPLTVGTFIGYWFMKELEIGLTVATLPVMVLAVGIGVDYAYYIYNRLQLHLAGGEHIVKALEHSILEVGTATIFTAITLAVGVATWMFSELKFQADMGKLLAFMFMVNMVMAMTALPAFAVWLERLFPRKGPVRAPGILAH comes from the coding sequence ATGCTCAATCCTTTCAGCGTCAGCGACGTTGACAGCTTCCTGACCAAGTACCTGCGCTGGCTGGAAGATCTGTGCTTCCGTTTTCGTCGCAGCATTCTCGTCCTGCTCGCGCTGTTCACTGCGCTGATGGGCTATTACGCCCTCCAGCTGCGCATGGACGCCGGCTTCGAGAAGCAGATGCCGATCGGCCACGAGTACATCCAGACCTTCAACCAGTACCGCGACGACGTCCTCGGCGCCAACCGCCTGAACATCGTCGTCAAGGCGCGCGAGGGCAGCATCTGGACGCCGGCCGGGCTCGAGCGCCTGTACGAAGTGACCCAGGCGGTCAGCTTCCTGCCCAACATCGACCGTCTCGGCGTGCAGTCGCTGTGGACGCCGAATTCCTTCGTCAACGAGATCACCGAGGAGGGCTTTCGCGCCGACCCGCTGATCTCCGGCACCATCACGCCGCCCGATCTCAATGCCGAGATCATCGCTGGGATCCAGCGCGCGGCGAGCCAGGGCGGCTTCGTTGGCACCCTGGTGTCGCGCGACCAGAGCAGCGCGATGATCGTCGCCGAACTGCACGAGGCCGACCGCGACGGTAAGGCGCTCGATTACGTCGCCTACAACCACCTGCTCGAGGAGTTGCGGGCGAAGTTCGAGGACGCCCAGTTCGAGATCCAGATCATCGGCTTCGCCAAGCAGATCGGCGACATCGCCGACGGCGCCTCGGCGGTGCTCGAATTCTGCCTCATCGCCCTGGTGCTGACCGCGCTCGCGGTGTATTGGTACTGTCACTCGGTGCGCTTCACCCTGTTGCCGATCGTGTGCTCGCTGACTTCGCTGGTGTGGCAGTTCGGTACCCTGAAGCTGCTCGGCTACGGTCTCGATCCGCTCGCCGTGCTGGTGCCCTTCCTGGTGTTCGCGATCGGCGTCTCGCACGGCGTGCAGCAGATCAACTTCATCGTGCGCGAGCTCTCCCACGGCAAATCCACCGAGGAGGCCGCCCGCGCCAGCTTCACCGGCCTGCTGATTCCCGGCACCCTGGCGCTGGTGACGGCCTTCGTCTCCTTCATCACCCTGATCCTGATTCCGATCCCGATGGTGCGCGAGCTGGCGATCACCGCCTCGCTCGGCGTCGGCTACAAGATCGTCACCAACCTGGTGATGCTGCCGCTGGCGGCCTCGTTATTCACCTTCACCAAGGAGTACGCCGACAAGGCGGTGCTCAAGCGCGAGAAGCGTTCGGGCTGGCTGCGCGTGCTGGCGCGCGTGGCCGAGCCGCGCAACGCCGCGATCGTGATCGGCCTGACCCTGACCGTGTTCGTGGTCGCGGTGTGGCAGAGCCACGACCGCGTGATCGGCACGGTGCAGCCGGGCGCGCCCGAGCTGCGCGCCGAGGCGCGCTTCAACCAGGACGCGGTGTCGATCGCGACCAACTACGACACCGGCCTCGACTGGCTGACGGTGATCTTCGAGGCGCCGCCCGAGGCCTGCGACAACGTCGTTGTCGGCCACTACCAGGACCGCTTCGTCGCCGCGATGCAGTACGTCCCCGGCGTGCTGTCGGCGCTGTCCTTCTCCGGCCAACTGCGCACCTACAACGAGGGCTACAACGAGGGCAACCCGAAGATGTCGGTGGTGCCGATCGACCCCGGCAACTACGCGGCGCTGGCGACCGAGATCGGCCGCGTGCGCGGCTTCATGAACAAGGACTGCAGCATGACCGCGGTGCACCTGTTCCTGACCGACCACAAGGCGACCACGATCAACCGCGTGATCGAGGAAGTGAAGGCCTTCCGCGCCCGCGACCAGGAAGCCGAGGTGCGCATCCGCCTCGCTTCGGGCAATGCCGGCGTGCAGGCCGCGGTCAACGAGGAAGTGCACAAGTCCGAGCTGCCGATGATGCTCTACGTGTACGCCGCGATCATGGTCCTGGTGGCGCTGATGTACCGCGATTTCCGCGCCGTGATTGCGTGCTGCCTGCCGCTCACCGTGGGCACCTTCATCGGCTACTGGTTCATGAAGGAGCTCGAAATCGGGCTCACCGTGGCAACCCTGCCGGTGATGGTGCTGGCGGTCGGGATCGGCGTCGATTACGCCTACTACATCTACAACCGGCTGCAGCTGCACCTCGCCGGCGGCGAGCACATCGTCAAGGCGCTCGAGCACTCGATCCTCGAGGTCGGCACCGCGACCATCTTCACTGCGATCACGCTCGCCGTCGGGGTGGCGACGTGGATGTTCTCGGAGCTCAAGTTCCAGGCCGACATGGGCAAGCTGCTGGCCTTCATGTTCATGGTCAACATGGTGATGGCGATGACTGCGCTGCCCGCCTTCGCGGTCTGGCTGGAGCGGCTGTTCCCGCGCAAGGGCCCGGTCCGGGCGCCCGGCATCCTGGCCCACTGA
- a CDS encoding hypoxanthine-guanine phosphoribosyltransferase translates to MSPDLEEIKRAREQADCLADATTVEAALERMASEISARLAARNPLVYVVMNGGLILAGRILPRLPFPLEVAYLHATRYGHALQGAQLDWHVRPTRNLRGRTVLVLDDILDEGHTLNAIIGHLKEEGADEVLSAVLVHKLHERKAYPGMRADFSGLDIADRFLFGCGMDYKGYWRNAPGIYAVRGS, encoded by the coding sequence ATGTCTCCCGACCTCGAAGAAATCAAGCGTGCCCGCGAACAGGCCGACTGCCTCGCCGACGCCACCACAGTGGAGGCCGCGCTCGAGCGCATGGCGAGCGAGATCAGCGCCCGCCTCGCCGCGCGCAACCCACTGGTGTACGTGGTCATGAACGGCGGCCTGATCCTTGCCGGCCGCATCCTGCCGCGCCTGCCCTTCCCGCTCGAAGTGGCCTACCTGCATGCCACCCGCTACGGCCATGCACTGCAAGGCGCCCAGCTCGACTGGCACGTGCGCCCCACCCGGAATTTGCGCGGCCGCACCGTGCTGGTCCTCGACGACATCCTCGACGAAGGCCACACCCTGAACGCGATCATCGGCCACCTGAAGGAAGAAGGCGCGGACGAAGTCCTCTCCGCGGTACTGGTGCACAAGCTCCACGAGCGCAAGGCCTACCCCGGGATGCGCGCCGACTTCAGCGGCCTCGACATCGCCGACCGCTTCCTGTTCGGCTGCGGCATGGACTACAAGGGCTACTGGCGCAATGCGCCCGGCATCTACGCCGTCAGGGGTTCATAG